The following proteins are co-located in the Micromonospora coriariae genome:
- a CDS encoding SpoIID/LytB domain-containing protein, whose protein sequence is MTTLKGVPGVLAVLVAVLVGVAVAPGAASAADRDGGCDSGEFCYYYNSNQAGSVSDFTDSLDDYGTTQPSCYDFKGAGNGKGLCVKNNAASVWNRTSKTVRVYFNSNFAGASQDFAAGAKGNLNATLKNNNASHELLSGPTGCSTDGTNSKLPSTILVYRVSLGRVDRVDFKTYVKNVLPNEWVTSWPNASLEAGAVAVKSYGWYWALHSTRKTSGGQCYDVRDDTGDQVYRPSSAQASTSSAVDSTWSTRMTRSGNILQAHYCATTTACGGWVDGDWMSQYGSRDLANAGKNYQAILRYYYRDVTVS, encoded by the coding sequence ATGACCACCCTGAAAGGAGTTCCGGGCGTTCTGGCAGTCCTGGTGGCGGTGCTCGTCGGCGTCGCGGTGGCGCCGGGCGCGGCGTCCGCCGCCGACCGCGACGGGGGCTGCGACAGCGGCGAGTTCTGCTACTACTACAACAGCAACCAGGCCGGCTCGGTCTCGGACTTCACCGACTCGCTGGACGACTACGGCACGACCCAGCCGTCCTGCTACGACTTCAAGGGCGCGGGCAACGGCAAGGGCCTGTGCGTGAAGAACAACGCCGCGTCGGTGTGGAACCGCACCAGCAAGACCGTGCGGGTCTACTTCAACAGCAACTTCGCCGGTGCGAGCCAGGACTTCGCGGCCGGGGCGAAGGGCAACCTCAACGCCACGTTGAAGAACAACAACGCCTCGCACGAACTGCTGAGCGGGCCGACGGGCTGCAGCACCGACGGCACCAACAGCAAACTGCCGAGCACAATCCTGGTCTACCGGGTGAGTCTCGGGCGAGTCGACCGGGTCGACTTCAAGACGTACGTCAAGAACGTCCTCCCGAACGAGTGGGTGACGAGCTGGCCGAACGCTTCGCTGGAGGCCGGTGCCGTAGCCGTCAAGAGCTACGGCTGGTACTGGGCGCTGCACTCGACCCGGAAGACCTCCGGCGGGCAGTGCTACGACGTCCGTGACGACACCGGCGACCAGGTCTACCGGCCGTCGTCGGCGCAGGCGTCGACGTCCTCCGCGGTCGACAGCACCTGGTCGACCCGGATGACCCGCAGCGGCAACATCCTGCAGGCGCACTACTGTGCGACCACGACCGCGTGCGGTGGCTGGGTGGACGGGGACTGGATGTCGCAGTACGGCTCGCGTGATCTCGCGAACGCGGGCAAGAACTACCAGGCGATTCTGCGCTACTACTACCGCGACGTGACCGTTTCCTGA
- a CDS encoding peptidase inhibitor family I36 protein produces MNIRKSLAVAGAALAMTTSILTVASPASAASRDGVCDSGEFCYYYNSNEAGSISDFTGSIDDYGTTQPSCYEFKGAGNGQGLCVKNNAASVWNRTSKTVKVYFNSNFGGASQSFAAGAKGNLNATLKNNNASHDIGGATTNPADPRAAEAVAFAKARLGHTDWNNECELFVERAFGTSGRFATARTHYQWQKDNGRIHTGSVPPAGTAVFFTSTTSAGHVMLSIGGNSAISTGPTVYQTSTFRDRSDYLGWAYVPSGW; encoded by the coding sequence ATGAACATCCGAAAGAGTCTCGCCGTCGCCGGCGCCGCGCTCGCCATGACCACCTCCATCCTGACCGTCGCATCGCCGGCGTCGGCGGCGTCCCGGGACGGGGTGTGCGACAGCGGCGAGTTCTGCTACTACTACAACAGCAACGAGGCCGGCTCGATCTCCGACTTCACCGGATCGATCGACGACTACGGCACGACCCAGCCGTCCTGCTACGAGTTCAAGGGCGCGGGTAACGGCCAGGGCCTGTGCGTGAAGAACAACGCCGCGTCGGTGTGGAACCGCACCAGCAAGACCGTGAAGGTCTACTTCAACAGCAACTTCGGCGGAGCGAGCCAGTCGTTCGCGGCCGGGGCGAAGGGCAACCTCAACGCCACGCTGAAGAACAACAACGCCTCGCATGACATCGGCGGTGCCACCACCAACCCGGCCGACCCGCGCGCCGCCGAGGCCGTCGCATTCGCGAAGGCGCGGCTCGGGCACACCGACTGGAACAACGAGTGCGAGCTGTTCGTCGAGCGGGCGTTCGGCACCAGCGGCCGGTTCGCCACGGCCCGCACGCACTACCAGTGGCAGAAGGACAACGGACGCATTCACACCGGCTCGGTGCCGCCCGCCGGAACGGCTGTGTTCTTCACGTCCACCACGTCGGCCGGGCACGTCATGCTCTCCATCGGCGGCAACAGCGCCATCAGCACCGGGCCGACCGTCTACCAGACCAGCACGTTCCGGGACCGGTCCGACTACCTGGGCTGGGCCTACGTTCCGAGCGGCTGGTGA
- a CDS encoding peptidoglycan-binding domain-containing protein: protein MRRPRLAVGLAALCVAVSVPAHAWAAAPGATAQRTATTAALPAVDMEATVLAAQIDPRRADHTLTPGAKSSVLAVEQALQARNLLNGQWVDGYFGTETISAYAAYQRSLGYTGLAANGLPGTTSLTKLGQNRYTVGNTIGPGAKVQRDGYVVDARTQAMLAEAQRLLGHTLVLAQGSYNPGGDPTSAGTHDGGGVVDIAVTGMTAAKRTAVVRALRQVGFAAWIRDPDQGDWPWHIHAAAINDTDLSSQAQNQTGDYYLGMNGLANHGPDDGPRIPIRTWEQYQRGQ, encoded by the coding sequence ATGCGCCGTCCCCGGTTAGCCGTCGGGCTCGCCGCGCTCTGCGTGGCCGTCAGCGTCCCGGCCCACGCGTGGGCCGCGGCACCCGGTGCCACAGCGCAGCGCACCGCAACCACTGCGGCACTGCCCGCCGTGGACATGGAGGCCACCGTCCTGGCCGCCCAGATCGACCCCCGCCGTGCCGACCACACACTGACCCCGGGCGCGAAGAGTTCCGTACTCGCCGTCGAGCAGGCGCTCCAGGCGCGGAACCTGCTCAACGGGCAGTGGGTCGACGGCTACTTCGGCACCGAGACCATCTCGGCGTACGCCGCCTACCAGCGCTCGCTCGGCTACACCGGTCTGGCCGCGAACGGGCTGCCGGGCACGACGTCGCTGACGAAGCTCGGACAGAACCGCTACACAGTCGGCAACACGATCGGCCCGGGCGCGAAGGTCCAGCGGGACGGGTACGTCGTCGACGCCCGTACGCAGGCGATGCTGGCCGAAGCCCAGCGTCTGCTCGGTCACACCCTGGTGCTGGCGCAGGGCTCGTACAACCCCGGGGGCGACCCGACCTCGGCCGGTACGCACGACGGCGGGGGTGTGGTGGACATCGCGGTCACCGGCATGACCGCGGCCAAGCGCACCGCCGTCGTCCGGGCTCTGCGCCAGGTCGGCTTCGCCGCCTGGATCCGTGATCCCGACCAGGGCGACTGGCCGTGGCACATCCACGCGGCGGCGATCAACGACACGGACCTGTCCAGCCAGGCGCAGAACCAGACAGGCGACTACTACCTCGGCATGAACGGCCTGGCCAACCACGGCCCGGACGACGGCCCCCGGATTCCGATCAGAACCTGGGAGCAGTACCAGCGCGGGCAGTGA
- a CDS encoding NBR1-Ig-like domain-containing protein, which translates to MAAGTYDAVDTPAAGQSLVSRVAASSDLVPRGQRALRAPERTPATAEDEVTGARRHRSPWLAAAAVVAVAAMVAVLGVTIRGRSSVDDSGAVAAPPTTAGFSDAMIPGDSSQFVADVTIPDGTQVKVNAHFVKVWALMNAGSVDWHNRFLARINPTADDDGCQVPDRVPIGDTPPGEQVMISVAVTAPNRPGKCWVSWKMVDEHGRAYFPSRRPVYFMVTVTA; encoded by the coding sequence GTGGCCGCCGGGACGTATGACGCCGTGGACACTCCGGCGGCCGGTCAGTCCCTCGTGTCTCGCGTCGCCGCCTCTTCGGATCTCGTGCCGCGGGGCCAGCGCGCGCTGCGGGCGCCCGAGCGGACACCGGCGACGGCGGAGGACGAGGTCACGGGCGCGCGACGGCATCGGTCGCCGTGGCTCGCCGCCGCCGCGGTGGTGGCGGTGGCGGCGATGGTCGCTGTCCTGGGCGTCACCATCCGCGGCCGGTCGTCAGTGGACGACTCCGGCGCCGTGGCGGCGCCACCGACAACGGCAGGGTTCTCGGACGCGATGATTCCCGGGGACTCGAGCCAGTTCGTCGCCGACGTCACCATTCCCGACGGTACGCAGGTGAAGGTTAACGCCCACTTCGTGAAGGTGTGGGCGCTCATGAACGCGGGATCGGTCGACTGGCACAACCGCTTCCTGGCGCGGATAAACCCCACCGCTGACGATGACGGTTGCCAGGTGCCGGATCGCGTGCCGATCGGCGACACGCCGCCCGGCGAGCAGGTGATGATCAGTGTCGCGGTCACCGCGCCGAACCGCCCCGGGAAATGCTGGGTCAGCTGGAAGATGGTCGACGAGCACGGGCGGGCCTACTTTCCCAGCCGCCGACCGGTGTACTTCATGGTGACCGTCACCGCCTGA
- a CDS encoding response regulator has translation MSDVRVLLVDDQALLRHSLAMIINNEPDLTVVGEAGDGAHAVAHARTSRPDVILMDVRMPHLDGLKATRRICTDPALSAARVLVLSMFELDEYVYEALHAGASGFLLKDARPEELLDAIRRTHRGESLFAPSILTRLVAHYVAAPSPGRPMSALRRLTDREVEVLTLIGGGLSNDEIATALVISVKTVKTHITHLLAKLAVRDRAQLVIAAFDAGLVRPRR, from the coding sequence GTGAGCGACGTCCGCGTGCTGCTGGTAGACGACCAGGCGCTGCTCCGACACAGCCTCGCCATGATCATCAACAACGAGCCGGACCTGACCGTCGTCGGCGAGGCTGGCGACGGCGCGCACGCGGTGGCGCACGCCCGCACCAGCCGCCCCGACGTCATCCTGATGGACGTACGGATGCCGCACCTCGACGGACTCAAGGCCACCCGCCGCATCTGCACCGACCCGGCACTGTCCGCCGCGCGCGTCCTGGTCCTGAGCATGTTCGAACTCGACGAGTACGTGTACGAGGCGCTGCACGCGGGAGCGTCCGGCTTTCTGCTCAAGGACGCCCGCCCCGAGGAACTGCTCGACGCGATCCGGCGCACCCACCGCGGTGAATCGCTGTTCGCGCCGTCGATCCTCACCCGGCTCGTCGCGCACTACGTCGCGGCCCCCAGCCCGGGCCGGCCGATGTCGGCACTGCGGCGGCTGACCGACCGTGAGGTCGAGGTGCTCACGCTGATCGGCGGCGGCCTGTCGAACGACGAGATCGCGACCGCCCTGGTGATCTCGGTGAAGACGGTGAAGACGCACATCACGCACCTGTTGGCGAAGCTGGCCGTACGAGATCGGGCGCAGTTGGTGATCGCGGCGTTCGACGCCGGGCTGGTGCGGCCACGCCGCTGA
- a CDS encoding sensor histidine kinase, whose protein sequence is MNAHPHPSGRSRTVPVAAVVISVLVMAMCTVGAQGPLAVVLPPLIVGGAVAAAVWAVRRSRTDRTAYESRLTAWAASEAVLAERLRIARDLHDIVSHGLGLITVRAAATRHLPKPAEVQTALTDIEDASRRATAELRRMLTVLREPSAASRRAPVDNLDDLPGIVHGASLAGLRTRLTVEPLGSVSEGVQVAVCRTVREALSNAARYAGPTDVRVGVYRDGTHVVVTVADAGPSVDGWLASPGAGHGLAGLRERIDSLGGTLSAEHVDGGFRITARIWDGTA, encoded by the coding sequence GTGAACGCCCATCCGCACCCCTCCGGGCGGTCCAGGACCGTGCCGGTTGCCGCCGTGGTGATCAGTGTGCTGGTGATGGCCATGTGTACGGTCGGCGCGCAGGGCCCGCTCGCGGTCGTACTGCCGCCGCTGATAGTCGGCGGCGCTGTCGCGGCCGCGGTCTGGGCGGTGCGGCGGTCACGCACCGACCGAACCGCCTACGAGTCCCGGCTGACCGCCTGGGCCGCGTCCGAGGCGGTGCTCGCCGAGCGGCTGCGGATCGCTCGCGACCTGCACGACATCGTCTCGCACGGCTTGGGCCTGATCACGGTCCGCGCGGCGGCCACCCGGCATCTACCCAAGCCTGCCGAGGTGCAGACGGCGCTCACCGACATCGAGGACGCGAGCCGGCGTGCGACGGCCGAGTTACGCCGCATGCTGACAGTCCTGCGTGAGCCGTCGGCCGCCAGCCGCCGTGCCCCGGTGGACAATCTCGACGACTTGCCCGGCATCGTGCACGGGGCATCGCTCGCGGGGCTTCGGACACGGCTGACGGTCGAGCCGCTCGGTTCGGTATCGGAGGGTGTACAGGTCGCGGTCTGCAGGACCGTGCGGGAGGCGCTCAGCAACGCGGCACGGTACGCGGGACCGACGGACGTGCGGGTGGGGGTGTATCGGGACGGAACTCACGTGGTGGTCACGGTCGCGGACGCCGGCCCGTCAGTCGACGGATGGCTGGCATCGCCGGGCGCCGGACACGGGCTGGCCGGGTTGCGGGAGCGGATCGACAGCCTCGGCGGCACGCTGTCGGCGGAGCACGTCGACGGAGGATTCCGCATCACCGCACGGATCTGGGACGGGACAGCGTGA
- a CDS encoding ABC transporter ATP-binding protein, with amino-acid sequence MITIDRVSKTKAGTRILYDVSFEARPGRVTGFLGPNGAGKTSTLRILLGLDRPQGGAALVCGRPYRRLTRPLMTVGALLDGSGAHRARTAHAHLRWVAASNGLPDSRVDEVLEIVGLTGDARKRAGHFSLGMSRRLGLATALLGDPEVLVLDEPVNGLDPAGIRWMREFLRASAAEGCTVLLSSHLMGELAETADDIIVIDKGRVVIQGGLADVTGGHRTLEDAFLALTAAKAGGSW; translated from the coding sequence ATGATCACGATCGATCGCGTCAGCAAAACCAAGGCTGGGACGCGGATCCTGTACGACGTCAGCTTCGAGGCCCGGCCCGGCCGGGTCACCGGCTTCCTCGGGCCGAACGGAGCCGGCAAGACGTCGACGCTCCGTATCCTGCTCGGCCTGGACCGTCCGCAGGGTGGTGCGGCGCTGGTGTGCGGGCGACCGTACCGGAGACTGACCCGTCCGTTGATGACGGTGGGCGCGCTGCTCGACGGCAGCGGCGCGCACCGGGCCCGTACGGCGCACGCTCACCTGCGTTGGGTGGCCGCCAGCAACGGACTGCCGGACTCCCGCGTCGACGAGGTTCTCGAGATCGTGGGCCTGACGGGCGACGCGCGGAAGCGTGCCGGCCACTTCTCGCTCGGGATGAGCCGCCGGCTCGGGCTCGCCACCGCGCTGCTCGGTGATCCTGAGGTGCTGGTCCTGGACGAGCCGGTCAACGGCCTCGACCCGGCCGGGATCCGCTGGATGCGCGAGTTCCTCAGGGCCAGCGCGGCGGAGGGCTGCACGGTCCTGCTCTCCAGCCACCTGATGGGCGAATTGGCCGAGACCGCCGACGACATCATTGTGATCGACAAGGGCCGGGTCGTGATCCAAGGCGGACTCGCCGATGTCACCGGCGGTCATCGCACGCTCGAGGACGCCTTCTTGGCGCTGACCGCCGCCAAGGCGGGTGGATCATGGTGA
- a CDS encoding DNA polymerase ligase N-terminal domain-containing protein — translation MPLAFVLHHHRKPRPHFDLRLEEDGVLRSWAVPRGLPDDPSDNRLAIAVADHHLDHLTYEDADKSIADIGTWEKHDRSERRMLFTLHGRAGRRRYALIRTGEGWLLHLTKEQPSDEHR, via the coding sequence GTGCCACTCGCCTTCGTGCTGCACCACCACCGCAAGCCACGACCGCACTTCGACCTGCGGCTCGAGGAGGACGGTGTGCTGCGTTCCTGGGCGGTTCCCCGTGGCCTGCCGGACGATCCCAGCGACAACCGGCTCGCGATCGCCGTGGCCGACCACCACCTCGACCACCTCACCTACGAGGACGCTGACAAGTCGATCGCCGACATCGGCACGTGGGAGAAGCACGACCGCAGCGAGCGCCGGATGCTGTTCACGCTGCACGGCCGCGCCGGCCGCCGACGCTACGCGCTCATCCGCACCGGCGAGGGGTGGCTGCTTCACTTGACGAAGGAGCAGCCCTCGGACGAGCACAGATAG
- a CDS encoding alpha/beta fold hydrolase: protein MPDPQPTIVLVHGAFAESASWNGVIERLGAAYDVVAAANPLRSVADDAAYVRDVMRGIGGPVVLVGHSYAGMVITQAAAGDPSVRALVYVNAFCPDTGESALSLSGKFPGSTLADTLVQYPVSSGGNEVAIGQDAYHAQFAADVPTDLAALMARTQRPITEQALNDGLSGDPAWRSLPSWFVFGDADKNIPVAAHRFMAERADPRGQREVAGGSHAMAVSLPSEVAETIIEAVRGIS, encoded by the coding sequence ATGCCCGATCCGCAGCCCACCATCGTCCTCGTGCACGGCGCGTTCGCCGAGTCGGCGAGCTGGAACGGTGTGATCGAGCGGCTGGGCGCCGCGTACGACGTGGTGGCCGCCGCCAACCCGCTGCGGAGCGTCGCAGACGACGCCGCGTACGTGCGGGACGTGATGCGCGGGATTGGCGGCCCGGTTGTCCTCGTCGGCCATTCGTACGCCGGCATGGTGATCACGCAGGCCGCGGCTGGCGATCCGTCGGTGCGGGCCCTGGTGTACGTCAACGCCTTCTGCCCGGACACCGGCGAGTCGGCGCTGTCGCTGTCCGGGAAGTTCCCCGGCAGCACGCTCGCCGACACGCTGGTGCAGTACCCGGTGTCGAGCGGTGGTAACGAGGTGGCGATCGGCCAGGACGCCTACCACGCGCAGTTCGCCGCGGACGTGCCGACTGACCTTGCCGCGCTGATGGCCCGGACCCAGCGGCCGATCACCGAACAGGCCCTGAATGACGGGCTCTCCGGCGACCCCGCGTGGCGATCGCTGCCCAGCTGGTTCGTGTTCGGGGACGCCGACAAGAACATTCCGGTCGCCGCGCACCGGTTCATGGCCGAGCGGGCGGACCCGCGGGGCCAGCGCGAGGTCGCTGGCGGCTCGCACGCGATGGCGGTGTCCCTGCCGAGCGAGGTCGCTGAGACGATCATCGAGGCGGTCCGGGGGATCAGCTGA
- a CDS encoding MFS transporter, whose translation MRLTVFWRWWVAGTTSHLGSAVGAVALPLTALTVLDASAFEMGLITAAGYLAYLLISLPAGVIVQRVPLRGMQVTVDLIRALAIASVPLAWWFEALTVAQLVAVALVVSFANVLFDVANQTFLPEIVPAAQLQARNSLNSGTHAATQLGGPSLGGLAVQLLGAVPTLFVDAVSYLISAVLLRTLPARRVQRPAQRPPMVTMIREGWHFVLRHPIIGPAMWDATATNFICGAMLALFPYYLVRELHASPLMVGLLLAADGLGTLIGAALTTRFTDRVGTARGLIIAAFVGVAGALIIPLGTGTAAYLAFAAGNLIFAGSSVVLSVTTRTYRMLASPPDLLSRVIATVKFVSWGAIPLGSLLAGALAGPIGARTTLLIFGGLTVLSPIIYLSTPIRRLRDLPLDAAPQPAEARV comes from the coding sequence ATGAGACTTACTGTCTTCTGGCGCTGGTGGGTCGCTGGCACCACCAGTCATCTCGGCTCGGCAGTCGGCGCGGTGGCCCTGCCGCTGACCGCACTGACCGTGCTGGACGCGTCGGCCTTCGAAATGGGTCTGATCACGGCGGCCGGCTACCTCGCGTACCTGTTGATCAGCCTGCCGGCGGGGGTGATCGTTCAGCGCGTGCCGTTGCGCGGCATGCAGGTCACCGTGGATCTGATCCGTGCCCTCGCGATCGCGTCCGTCCCCCTGGCCTGGTGGTTCGAGGCCCTGACGGTGGCCCAGCTGGTCGCGGTCGCCCTGGTCGTGAGCTTCGCCAACGTCCTGTTCGACGTAGCGAACCAGACCTTCCTGCCCGAGATCGTGCCCGCCGCGCAGCTGCAGGCGCGCAACAGCCTCAACTCCGGTACGCACGCCGCCACCCAGCTGGGCGGGCCGTCCCTGGGTGGACTCGCGGTGCAGCTGCTGGGCGCGGTGCCGACGCTGTTCGTGGACGCCGTCAGCTATCTGATCTCGGCCGTGCTGCTGCGCACCCTCCCGGCCCGGCGGGTGCAGCGACCGGCCCAGCGGCCACCGATGGTCACGATGATCCGCGAGGGCTGGCACTTCGTGCTCCGACACCCGATCATCGGACCGGCCATGTGGGACGCCACCGCGACGAACTTCATCTGCGGCGCGATGCTGGCCCTCTTCCCGTACTACCTGGTGCGCGAGCTGCACGCGTCGCCGCTCATGGTCGGGCTGCTGCTCGCCGCCGACGGTCTCGGCACGCTCATCGGCGCCGCGCTCACCACCCGGTTCACCGATCGGGTCGGCACCGCACGCGGCCTGATCATCGCGGCCTTCGTCGGCGTGGCCGGCGCGCTCATCATCCCGCTGGGCACAGGCACCGCCGCCTACCTCGCCTTCGCCGCCGGCAACCTCATCTTCGCCGGCTCCTCGGTGGTGCTCAGCGTGACCACCCGCACCTACCGGATGCTCGCCAGTCCGCCGGACCTTCTGTCGCGGGTGATCGCCACTGTCAAGTTCGTCTCCTGGGGCGCCATCCCGCTCGGCAGCCTGCTCGCCGGCGCCCTGGCCGGACCGATTGGCGCCCGCACCACGCTGCTGATCTTCGGGGGGCTCACCGTGCTGTCCCCGATCATCTACCTGTCGACCCCGATCCGCCGGCTGCGTGACCTGCCGCTGGACGCCGCTCCGCAACCCGCCGAAGCTCGGGTCTGA
- a CDS encoding FGGY-family carbohydrate kinase, translating to MKVAAVLGVDIGTSSSKGVLVDIDGRVLRSSTRTHEVSRPRPGWVEMDADIWWQEFVSLSGDLLAPGDAEVVAVGVSGMGPCVLLTDAANVPLRPAILYGVDTRSTEQITRLNERFGADEILRRCGSALSSQAAGAKVAWVAENEPDLFRRARRLFMPSSWLAVKLTGEYVLDHHSASQCTPLYDTDGHDWYHLWAAEIAPGLILPPLRWPGDVAGRVTAEAAAMTGLPPGVPVITGTIDAWSEAISVGAQGVGDLMLMYGTTMFLVHTVAARVTDPSLWGTVGALPGTRNLAGGLATSGAITAWLRELFGSPDYADLLRLADASGPGARGLLMLPYFAGERTPILDPQARGILAGLTVSHDSGDLYRAALEATGLGVRHNIETIEASGGDIRRVVAVGGGTRGGLWTQIVSDVTGRAQVIPAQTIGASYGAAFLAAQTGWTVSIEAWNPVTEVCEPRVEFAADYDELYGLYRELYTSSKRVAHALAARQVRFLDAARTDAQ from the coding sequence ATGAAGGTCGCGGCGGTCCTCGGCGTGGACATCGGCACATCGAGCAGCAAGGGCGTGCTCGTCGACATCGACGGCCGTGTCCTGCGGTCGTCCACCCGGACGCACGAGGTGAGCCGGCCGCGGCCTGGCTGGGTCGAGATGGACGCCGACATCTGGTGGCAGGAGTTCGTCTCGCTCAGCGGCGACCTGCTGGCACCCGGCGACGCCGAGGTCGTCGCGGTCGGGGTGAGCGGCATGGGCCCGTGCGTACTGCTCACCGACGCCGCGAACGTCCCGCTCCGCCCGGCGATCCTGTACGGCGTCGACACCCGCTCGACCGAGCAGATCACCCGGCTCAACGAGCGGTTCGGCGCGGACGAGATCCTGCGTCGGTGCGGCTCGGCGCTCTCCAGTCAGGCGGCGGGCGCCAAGGTGGCCTGGGTGGCCGAGAACGAGCCGGACCTCTTCCGCCGCGCCCGTCGGCTGTTCATGCCCAGCTCCTGGCTCGCCGTCAAGCTCACCGGCGAGTACGTGCTGGACCACCACTCGGCGAGCCAGTGCACGCCGCTGTACGACACCGACGGCCACGACTGGTACCACCTGTGGGCCGCCGAGATCGCCCCCGGGTTGATCCTGCCTCCACTTCGCTGGCCCGGCGACGTGGCAGGCCGGGTGACGGCGGAAGCGGCGGCGATGACCGGACTGCCGCCGGGCGTGCCCGTGATCACCGGAACCATCGACGCCTGGTCGGAGGCGATCAGCGTCGGTGCTCAGGGTGTCGGCGACCTCATGCTGATGTACGGCACGACGATGTTCCTGGTCCACACGGTCGCGGCCCGGGTCACCGACCCGTCGCTGTGGGGGACCGTCGGCGCCCTGCCCGGGACCCGCAATCTCGCCGGTGGCCTGGCGACGTCCGGGGCGATCACGGCGTGGCTGCGCGAGCTGTTCGGCTCGCCGGACTATGCCGACCTGCTCCGCCTCGCCGACGCCTCCGGTCCGGGTGCCCGAGGGCTGCTCATGCTGCCGTACTTCGCCGGTGAACGTACGCCGATCCTGGATCCGCAGGCCCGCGGCATCCTCGCCGGCCTCACCGTCTCGCACGACAGCGGTGACCTCTACCGCGCCGCGCTCGAGGCGACCGGCCTCGGCGTACGCCACAACATCGAGACCATCGAGGCGAGCGGCGGTGACATCCGGCGCGTCGTCGCGGTCGGCGGGGGCACCCGGGGTGGGCTCTGGACACAGATCGTCTCCGACGTCACCGGACGCGCCCAGGTGATCCCCGCGCAGACCATCGGCGCCAGCTACGGCGCGGCGTTCCTGGCCGCGCAGACAGGGTGGACCGTCTCGATCGAGGCGTGGAACCCCGTCACGGAGGTCTGCGAGCCACGCGTCGAGTTCGCCGCCGACTACGACGAGCTGTACGGGCTGTACCGCGAGCTGTACACGAGTTCCAAGCGGGTCGCTCACGCGCTCGCCGCACGTCAGGTCCGTTTCCTGGACGCCGCTCGGACGGACGCCCAGTGA